One window from the genome of Streptomyces sp. WZ-12 encodes:
- a CDS encoding M1 family metallopeptidase — protein MALSRSARRTSRLLALATAVAAAASLAAAPGAVGAAPHPTPGAPGIGDPYFPNLGNGGYTPLHYDLGVSYHPDSGRLDGRTTLTARATQDLSTFDLDLQKLTVDRVRVNGRPAHFSRTGDELVVRPGRALRRGGRFAVTVVYHGVPEPLSGPIVFGSKYGWMKTKDGVFVACEPNAASTWFPSSDHPAEKATYDIHIDAPKGLTGVSNGRLVGSGERGGRAWYHWRESRPMAPYLATATIGKFRVRTGTTPGGTPIYVATDPTLPTGKVDVYAITAEATDYWAKLFGPYPFEETGAIVDDMPEAGFSLEVQSKPAYSAVRNETTIVHELAHQWFGDSVSVKQWKDIWLNEGFASYAQWLWAEHRGTTTAHDAFRKAYRSVPADDPFWKITVADPKRDTMFSQAVYQRGAMTLQALRERIGDRAFFRLLPAWTARHRYGNANTADFVALAEKVSGQRLGAFFHTWLDTPSRPALPGQ, from the coding sequence CCCGGGCGCCCCCGGCATCGGTGACCCGTACTTCCCGAACCTCGGCAACGGGGGCTACACCCCGCTCCATTACGACCTGGGCGTCAGCTACCACCCCGACTCGGGCCGGCTCGACGGCCGCACCACCCTGACCGCCCGGGCCACCCAGGACCTCTCGACGTTCGACCTGGACCTCCAGAAGCTGACCGTCGACCGGGTCAGGGTCAACGGCCGGCCGGCGCACTTCTCCAGAACCGGTGACGAACTCGTCGTCCGGCCGGGCCGCGCCCTGCGGCGCGGCGGGCGGTTCGCGGTGACCGTCGTCTACCACGGCGTCCCCGAGCCGCTCAGCGGCCCGATCGTCTTCGGCTCCAAGTACGGCTGGATGAAGACCAAGGACGGGGTGTTCGTCGCCTGCGAGCCCAACGCGGCCTCGACGTGGTTCCCGTCCAGCGACCACCCGGCCGAGAAGGCCACCTACGACATCCACATCGACGCCCCCAAGGGGCTGACCGGGGTCTCCAACGGGCGCCTGGTCGGCTCCGGCGAGCGCGGCGGCCGTGCCTGGTACCACTGGCGGGAGAGCCGCCCGATGGCGCCGTACCTGGCGACCGCCACCATCGGGAAGTTCAGGGTGCGCACCGGCACCACCCCCGGCGGCACCCCGATCTACGTGGCCACCGACCCGACCCTGCCCACCGGCAAGGTCGACGTCTACGCCATCACCGCGGAGGCCACCGACTACTGGGCGAAGCTCTTCGGGCCGTACCCGTTCGAGGAGACCGGGGCGATCGTGGACGACATGCCGGAGGCGGGCTTCTCCCTGGAGGTGCAGTCCAAGCCGGCCTACTCCGCGGTCCGCAACGAGACCACCATCGTTCACGAGTTGGCGCACCAGTGGTTCGGCGACTCGGTCTCGGTCAAGCAGTGGAAGGACATCTGGCTCAACGAGGGCTTCGCCAGCTACGCCCAGTGGCTGTGGGCCGAGCACCGCGGTACCACCACGGCCCACGACGCGTTCCGCAAGGCGTACCGGTCGGTGCCGGCGGACGACCCGTTCTGGAAGATCACGGTCGCCGACCCGAAGCGGGACACCATGTTCTCCCAGGCGGTCTACCAGCGCGGCGCGATGACCCTCCAGGCGCTGCGCGAACGCATCGGCGACCGGGCGTTCTTCCGGCTGCTGCCGGCCTGGACCGCCCGGCACCGCTACGGCAACGCCAACACCGCCGACTTCGTCGCGCTGGCCGAGAAGGTCTCCGGGCAGCGGCTCGGTGCCTTCTTCCACACCTGGTTGGACACCCCGAGCCGCCCGGCGCTGCCGGGTCAGTGA
- a CDS encoding thioesterase family protein gives MATVTVGNSEFDRDTAVTRRAPGVYAADLSAGWTIINAVNGGYLLALLGRALGDALPHPDPLTVTAHYLTASVPGPATVRTEVVRTGRTLSTGTATLVQYADDGTEVERIRVLATYGDLAALPDDVRTTAKPPALPPYEHCLGTDSAPDGRPAIPGSTAIAGRLDIRLDPATVGWAVGAPSGKGEMRGWFGLADGRDPDPLSLLLTVDALPPTAFELGLRGWVPTVELTCHVRHRPAPGPLRVAITTRNLAGGFLEEDAEVWDSADRLVAQSRQLARTILAT, from the coding sequence ATGGCAACGGTGACCGTAGGAAACAGCGAGTTCGACCGCGACACCGCGGTCACCCGGCGCGCTCCCGGCGTCTACGCCGCCGACCTCTCGGCGGGCTGGACGATCATCAACGCGGTCAACGGCGGCTACCTCCTCGCCCTGCTCGGCCGCGCCCTGGGCGACGCGCTCCCGCACCCGGACCCGCTCACCGTCACCGCCCACTACCTGACGGCGTCCGTGCCCGGCCCGGCCACCGTCCGCACCGAGGTGGTCCGCACCGGCCGCACCCTCTCGACCGGCACCGCCACCCTCGTCCAGTACGCCGACGACGGCACCGAGGTCGAGCGGATCCGGGTGCTCGCCACCTACGGCGACCTCGCCGCCCTCCCCGACGACGTCCGCACCACCGCCAAGCCCCCGGCCCTCCCGCCCTACGAGCACTGCCTGGGCACGGACAGCGCCCCCGACGGCCGGCCGGCCATCCCCGGCAGCACGGCGATCGCCGGGCGGCTGGACATCCGGCTCGACCCGGCCACCGTCGGCTGGGCGGTGGGCGCGCCGTCCGGCAAGGGCGAGATGCGCGGCTGGTTCGGCCTGGCCGACGGCCGCGACCCGGACCCGCTCTCCCTCCTCCTGACCGTGGACGCACTGCCGCCCACCGCCTTCGAGTTGGGCCTGCGCGGCTGGGTCCCCACCGTCGAGCTGACCTGCCACGTCCGGCACCGCCCGGCCCCCGGCCCGCTCCGGGTCGCCATCACCACCCGCAACCTGGCCGGCGGCTTCCTGGAAGAGGACGCCGAGGTCTGGGACTCCGCGGACCGCCTGGTGGCCCAGTCCCGCCAACTGGCCCGCACGATCCTGGCGACGTGA
- the mnmA gene encoding tRNA 2-thiouridine(34) synthase MnmA, translating to MTDAAAPRRLRVLAAMSGGVDSAVAAARAAEAGHDVTGVHLALSENPKSFRTGARGCCTIEDSHDARRAADVIGIPFYVWDLAERFREDVVEDFIAEYEAGRTPNPCLRCNEKIKFAALLDKALALGFDAVCTGHYAKVLLREDGSRELHRAADMAKDQSYVLGVLDDRQLAHAMFPLGDTPTTKAEIREEAARRGLFVAKKPDSHDICFIADGDTQGFLAKRLGAAEGDIVDESGAKLGTHEGAYGFTIGQRKGLRIGTPAADGKPRYVLDISPVDNTVTVGPAAALDVTALTAIRPRWCGRPPEAGEAVYTAQLRAHGGETEVRAEVVDGTELRVSFTEPVRGVAPGQAIVLYDGTRVVGSATIATTTRRSTAAAGAPRQQAG from the coding sequence ATGACTGATGCCGCCGCCCCCCGCCGCCTCCGCGTCCTCGCCGCCATGTCCGGCGGTGTGGACTCCGCCGTCGCCGCGGCCCGCGCCGCCGAGGCGGGCCACGACGTCACCGGCGTCCACCTCGCGCTCTCCGAGAATCCCAAGTCGTTCCGCACGGGCGCCCGCGGCTGTTGCACCATCGAGGACTCCCACGACGCCCGCCGCGCCGCCGACGTGATCGGCATCCCGTTCTACGTCTGGGATCTGGCCGAGCGCTTCCGCGAGGACGTGGTCGAGGACTTCATCGCCGAGTACGAGGCCGGCCGCACGCCGAACCCCTGCCTCCGCTGCAACGAGAAGATCAAGTTCGCCGCGCTGTTGGACAAGGCGCTCGCCCTCGGCTTCGACGCGGTGTGCACCGGCCACTACGCCAAGGTGCTCCTGCGCGAGGACGGTTCCCGCGAGCTGCACCGCGCCGCCGACATGGCCAAGGACCAGTCCTACGTCCTCGGCGTGCTCGACGACCGCCAGTTGGCGCATGCCATGTTCCCGCTCGGTGACACCCCCACCACCAAGGCCGAGATCCGCGAAGAGGCCGCCCGCCGCGGCCTGTTCGTCGCCAAGAAGCCCGACAGCCACGACATCTGCTTCATCGCCGACGGCGACACCCAGGGCTTCCTGGCCAAGCGGCTGGGCGCCGCGGAGGGCGACATCGTCGACGAGTCCGGGGCCAAGCTGGGCACGCACGAGGGCGCGTACGGCTTCACCATCGGCCAGCGCAAGGGCCTGCGCATCGGCACCCCGGCCGCCGACGGCAAGCCCCGCTACGTCCTCGACATCTCGCCGGTGGACAACACCGTCACCGTCGGCCCGGCCGCCGCCCTGGACGTGACCGCGCTCACCGCGATCCGCCCCCGCTGGTGCGGCCGCCCGCCGGAGGCCGGCGAGGCCGTCTACACCGCCCAGCTCCGCGCCCACGGCGGCGAGACCGAGGTGCGGGCCGAGGTGGTCGACGGCACCGAGCTGCGGGTCTCCTTCACCGAGCCGGTCCGTGGCGTCGCGCCCGGCCAGGCGATCGTGCTCTACGACGGCACGCGGGTGGTCGGTTCGGCGACGATCGCCACCACCACGCGGCGCAGCACCGCCGCCGCGGGCGCCCCGCGGCAGCAGGCCGGCTGA
- a CDS encoding cysteine desulfurase family protein — MVYLDHAATTPMLPEAVQAMTAQLTVTGNASSLHAAGRRARRTVEEARESLAASLGARPSEVVFTAGGTEADNLAVKGLYWSRRAADPARTRVLASPVEHHAVLDAVEWLGEHEGATVDWLPVDPYGRVSAEALREAIARNPDDVALATVMWANNEIGTVQPVRELAEVAREFEVPLHADAVQAVGQLEVDFAASGLAAMTVSGHKIGGPYGIGALLLRREHAPVPVLHGGGQERHVRSGTLDTPAIAAFAAAGRHAVAHREEFAREIGALRDDLIKAVRAAAPDAILGGDPDPAGRLPANAHFTFPGCEGDSLLLLLDAQGIACSTGSACTAGVAQPSHVLLATGMPQDLARGTLRFSLGHTSTAADVAALAEIIGPVVERARGAGLS; from the coding sequence ATGGTTTACCTCGACCACGCCGCTACCACTCCGATGCTCCCGGAGGCGGTGCAGGCGATGACCGCCCAGTTGACCGTCACCGGCAACGCGTCCTCGCTGCACGCCGCCGGCCGGCGGGCCCGGCGCACCGTCGAGGAGGCGCGGGAATCGCTCGCCGCCTCCTTGGGCGCGCGCCCCAGTGAAGTCGTCTTCACGGCGGGCGGCACGGAGGCCGACAACCTCGCGGTCAAGGGCCTGTACTGGTCCCGCCGGGCGGCCGACCCGGCCCGCACCCGGGTCCTGGCCAGTCCCGTCGAACACCACGCCGTCCTGGACGCCGTCGAGTGGCTCGGCGAGCACGAGGGCGCCACGGTCGACTGGCTGCCGGTCGACCCGTACGGCCGGGTGTCCGCCGAGGCGCTGCGGGAGGCCATCGCCCGCAACCCCGACGACGTCGCGCTGGCCACCGTCATGTGGGCCAACAACGAGATCGGCACCGTCCAGCCGGTCCGCGAACTGGCCGAGGTGGCGCGGGAGTTCGAGGTCCCGCTACACGCCGACGCGGTGCAGGCGGTGGGCCAGTTGGAGGTCGACTTCGCCGCCTCCGGGCTCGCCGCGATGACCGTCTCCGGCCACAAGATCGGCGGCCCGTACGGGATCGGCGCGCTGCTGCTGCGCCGGGAGCACGCCCCCGTGCCGGTGCTGCACGGCGGCGGGCAGGAGCGGCACGTCCGCTCCGGCACCCTCGACACCCCCGCCATCGCCGCGTTCGCCGCGGCCGGTCGGCACGCGGTGGCGCACCGGGAGGAGTTCGCCCGTGAGATCGGCGCGCTCCGCGACGACCTGATCAAGGCGGTCCGGGCGGCCGCGCCCGACGCCATCCTGGGTGGTGACCCGGACCCGGCCGGCCGCCTCCCGGCCAACGCCCACTTCACCTTCCCCGGCTGTGAGGGCGACTCCCTGCTGCTCCTCCTGGACGCCCAGGGCATCGCCTGCTCCACCGGATCGGCCTGCACCGCCGGCGTCGCCCAGCCCAGCCACGTCCTGCTGGCGACCGGAATGCCCCAGGACCTCGCCCGCGGCACCCTCCGCTTCTCCCTGGGCCACACCTCCACCGCCGCGGACGTGGCGGCCCTGGCCGAGATCATCGGCCCGGTGGTGGAGCGAGCTCGGGGGGCGGGCCTCAGCTAG
- a CDS encoding trimeric intracellular cation channel family protein encodes MLHVLYLVGIAAFAASGVLAAFRANMDPFGGLVLAFAASISGGTLRDVILDRRPLYWTHDWVLLTVIICVGVGTIVYLRFWSLPRKSLLVVDAIGLSVVTVIGARAAISAGVTPLAVIILAVLTGVTGEVIRDVLCGEFPPLLLREDVYAIAALAGACCYLLLYRLGIGASVAAMVSAGLVFALRMGAVYFGLHLPRPQQLRGRGAE; translated from the coding sequence ATGCTTCATGTGCTCTACCTGGTCGGGATCGCGGCCTTCGCCGCGAGCGGCGTGCTGGCGGCCTTCCGCGCCAACATGGATCCCTTCGGCGGCCTGGTCCTCGCGTTCGCCGCCTCCATCTCCGGCGGCACGCTCCGCGATGTGATCCTGGACCGACGGCCGCTGTACTGGACGCACGACTGGGTGCTGCTGACGGTGATCATCTGCGTCGGCGTGGGCACCATCGTGTACCTGCGGTTCTGGTCCCTGCCGCGCAAGTCGCTGCTGGTGGTGGACGCGATCGGGCTGTCCGTGGTCACCGTCATCGGCGCCCGCGCGGCGATCTCGGCGGGCGTCACCCCGCTCGCGGTGATCATCCTCGCGGTGCTCACCGGCGTGACCGGCGAGGTGATCCGCGACGTGCTGTGCGGGGAGTTCCCGCCGCTGCTGCTGCGCGAGGACGTCTACGCCATCGCGGCGCTCGCCGGCGCCTGTTGCTACCTCCTGCTGTACCGCCTCGGGATCGGCGCCTCGGTCGCCGCGATGGTCTCGGCGGGGCTGGTCTTCGCCCTGCGGATGGGCGCGGTCTACTTCGGGCTGCACCTGCCCCGACCGCAGCAACTGCGCGGCCGGGGCGCGGAGTAG